In Methanotorris formicicus Mc-S-70, the following proteins share a genomic window:
- the comC gene encoding L-sulfolactate dehydrogenase: MILLPENERKLIVDVLTKYGVSKEDAEITADVFVDADLKGFTSHGIGRFPQYIIGLECGNINTNPNIRIVKETPATATIDGDFGLGQVVGKKAMELAIEKARNVGLGSVATRNSNHFGIAGYYSEIAMKKGMIGITITNTEPAMAPFGGKNKILGTNPIAIAFKGKKYTFSLDMATASIARGKIVEMARLGKDIPDGCAVDKDGNLTTNPHKALEGSILPFGGPKGYGLALAVEVLASIGGAEMGTKIKGTANPKDKCTKGDLFIAINPDAFWDKDEFMEKIDELIDEIKNSEPAKGFNKVLIPGDIERMNMEKRKDGFEIDEILYKRLKEICEKNGLNINDYVKVE; the protein is encoded by the coding sequence ATGATATTATTACCTGAAAATGAGAGAAAGTTGATTGTTGATGTTTTAACAAAATATGGAGTTAGCAAAGAGGATGCTGAGATTACAGCGGATGTTTTTGTTGACGCTGATTTGAAGGGATTCACATCCCATGGAATTGGTAGGTTTCCTCAGTATATTATAGGACTTGAATGTGGAAATATAAACACAAATCCGAACATAAGAATAGTCAAAGAAACTCCTGCAACTGCCACAATAGATGGGGATTTTGGGCTTGGGCAAGTTGTTGGAAAAAAAGCAATGGAGTTAGCAATTGAAAAGGCGAGAAATGTTGGTCTTGGAAGTGTGGCGACAAGAAATTCAAATCACTTTGGCATTGCTGGATACTATTCAGAGATTGCTATGAAAAAGGGGATGATTGGTATAACAATAACCAATACAGAACCTGCAATGGCACCATTTGGGGGAAAGAATAAGATTTTGGGAACCAATCCAATAGCGATTGCATTTAAAGGAAAAAAATATACATTCTCTCTTGATATGGCAACTGCATCAATAGCAAGGGGTAAAATCGTAGAAATGGCAAGGTTAGGCAAGGATATTCCAGATGGATGTGCAGTTGATAAGGATGGAAACTTAACAACAAATCCACATAAGGCATTAGAAGGGAGTATCCTACCTTTTGGAGGTCCAAAGGGTTATGGTTTAGCATTGGCAGTTGAGGTTCTTGCATCAATTGGTGGAGCGGAGATGGGAACAAAGATAAAAGGAACCGCAAATCCAAAAGATAAGTGTACAAAAGGGGATTTGTTCATAGCAATAAATCCAGATGCATTTTGGGATAAAGATGAGTTTATGGAGAAGATTGATGAACTGATAGATGAGATAAAGAACTCTGAACCTGCAAAAGGATTTAATAAAGTTTTAATTCCTGGAGACATTGAGAGAATGAATATGGAAAAGAGAAAAGATGGTTTTGAGATAGATGAAATTCTATATAAAAGGTTAAAAGAAATTTGTGAGAAAAATGGACTGAATATTAATGATTATGTTAAAGTTGAATAA
- a CDS encoding RNA-guided endonuclease TnpB family protein has product MSNKTKSKNNQELTYQVVLSYKVSHNYPLKTFLTECKDKLNISIDIIWNNIEWSKKGYPKLPKSNEFKRNLRNKLLENWEYASHYIDGIIKTAYSILQSWASNYKRDYRTKTKPIVERLFVRVKTTLIKYDKEKGEIRITIKPRKDYLTLNIKDEWFFDKVRGLSIGEIILKENEAFLTFKDNLNHSDKEIIVGVDSNLKSLDLFHPIEGWIRVDLTELHRIKEVYDKKIDFLKKLLKKCPLRALRKMKRLFERRKNRVNDFLHKLTTQLFRLFPNAIFVFEDLNKRKMYKNKYHNRRIDRANWKGLIEKISYKTIVILVNPAYTSTTCPVCGSKMESQEGQVVYCSECLNSFNRQLAGSFNIFKRGLGRIKKLMGGLGVISERSDENLKTVRFLCPRQGQRFL; this is encoded by the coding sequence ATGTCGAATAAAACAAAATCAAAAAATAACCAAGAATTAACTTACCAAGTCGTTCTATCTTACAAAGTTAGTCATAACTATCCACTTAAAACTTTTTTAACCGAATGTAAAGACAAGTTAAACATAAGCATCGACATAATTTGGAATAATATCGAATGGAGCAAAAAAGGTTATCCAAAACTACCAAAATCAAACGAATTCAAAAGAAACTTAAGAAACAAACTCTTGGAAAATTGGGAATATGCATCTCACTACATCGATGGAATTATAAAGACCGCCTATTCCATCCTACAAAGTTGGGCATCGAACTACAAAAGGGACTATAGAACTAAAACAAAACCGATAGTAGAGAGATTATTCGTTAGAGTTAAGACAACTCTAATAAAATACGATAAAGAGAAAGGAGAAATACGGATAACGATAAAACCAAGAAAGGACTACCTAACCTTAAACATAAAAGATGAATGGTTTTTCGATAAGGTTAGGGGCTTGTCCATTGGAGAAATTATTTTAAAAGAAAATGAAGCATTTTTAACCTTCAAAGATAATCTAAACCATTCAGACAAAGAGATAATCGTCGGAGTAGATAGCAATCTAAAGTCCCTCGATTTGTTCCATCCGATAGAAGGGTGGATAAGAGTTGATTTAACCGAACTGCATCGAATTAAGGAGGTCTATGATAAAAAAATCGACTTTCTTAAAAAATTGCTTAAAAAATGTCCTTTAAGGGCTTTAAGAAAGATGAAAAGATTGTTCGAAAGGAGGAAAAATCGAGTTAATGACTTCTTACACAAACTTACAACGCAACTATTTAGATTATTCCCAAATGCGATTTTTGTTTTTGAGGATTTAAATAAGAGAAAGATGTATAAAAACAAATACCACAATAGAAGAATAGACAGAGCGAATTGGAAGGGATTAATTGAAAAAATAAGTTATAAAACGATTGTTATCTTAGTTAATCCTGCCTACACTTCGACAACCTGTCCTGTATGCGGGAGTAAAATGGAGTCCCAAGAAGGACAGGTTGTTTATTGTTCTGAATGTTTAAACTCTTTTAATCGCCAATTGGCTGGCTCTTTTAATATTTTTAAAAGAGGTTTAGGGAGAATTAAAAAGTTAATGGGTGGCTTGGGGGTTATCTCGGAGCGAAGCGACGAGAACTTAAAAACCGTTAGGTTTTTATGTCCACGACAGGGGCAGAGGTTTCTTTAA
- a CDS encoding RNA methyltransferase, whose protein sequence is MITVILVNPKYSGNVGAIARNMKNFGVKELRIVGNSDILDEEAYIRAVHAKDILDNAKLYNSLEEAIGDIDFVVATSGAIGGDRNLKRVPITPRELAKKSLEIEGKIGIVFGREDDGLTNEELELCDLLVSIPTSEEYPIMNVSHAVSVILYELYVTRIEHEREIPYNVKMRVASKLEKEILIKLFNEFVDNSDIPDYRKDLCKVIFKRIISRAFISGKEANTLMCVFRERKKD, encoded by the coding sequence ATGATTACTGTCATCTTAGTTAATCCAAAATACAGTGGAAATGTTGGAGCAATTGCAAGGAATATGAAAAATTTTGGAGTTAAGGAATTGAGAATTGTTGGAAATAGTGATATTTTGGATGAAGAGGCATATATAAGGGCAGTCCATGCAAAGGATATCTTAGATAATGCAAAGCTTTACAACAGTTTAGAAGAGGCAATTGGGGATATAGATTTTGTTGTTGCAACATCTGGGGCAATTGGTGGAGATAGGAATTTGAAGAGAGTCCCAATCACCCCAAGAGAACTTGCAAAGAAGAGTTTAGAAATTGAAGGGAAGATAGGAATTGTTTTTGGTAGAGAAGATGATGGTTTAACCAATGAGGAATTGGAGTTATGTGATTTACTTGTTTCTATTCCAACATCTGAGGAATATCCAATAATGAACGTATCCCATGCAGTTTCTGTAATTCTCTATGAACTTTATGTTACAAGGATCGAACATGAAAGAGAAATTCCATATAATGTTAAAATGAGAGTAGCATCAAAATTGGAGAAAGAGATATTAATAAAATTGTTTAATGAATTTGTTGATAACTCAGATATTCCAGATTACAGGAAGGATTTATGCAAAGTCATCTTTAAAAGGATTATAAGTAGAGCATTTATAAGTGGAAAAGAAGCAAATACGTTAATGTGTGTTTTTAGAGAGAGAAAAAAAGATTAA
- the hacB gene encoding homoaconitase small subunit: MRIRGKAHIFGDDVDTDAIIPGPYLRTTDVYELASHCMAGIDEDFPKRVKEGDVIVAGENFGCGSSREQAPIAIKYCGIRAVIAESFARIFYRNAINIGLIPIVCKDITKYVKEGDAIEVDLENEKIIINDKLTLNCETPKGIEREILESGGLTNYIKKQQNLKKIASN; this comes from the coding sequence ATGAGGATTAGAGGAAAAGCACACATCTTTGGAGATGACGTTGATACCGATGCAATCATTCCAGGACCTTATCTAAGAACTACGGATGTTTATGAACTCGCATCCCACTGCATGGCAGGGATTGATGAAGATTTCCCAAAAAGAGTTAAAGAAGGAGATGTCATTGTTGCTGGAGAGAATTTCGGTTGTGGTTCAAGTAGGGAACAGGCACCAATAGCAATAAAATACTGTGGGATAAGGGCAGTTATTGCTGAGAGTTTTGCAAGAATCTTCTATAGGAATGCAATAAACATTGGACTAATTCCAATAGTTTGTAAAGATATTACCAAATATGTTAAAGAAGGAGATGCTATTGAAGTTGACTTGGAGAATGAGAAGATTATAATAAACGATAAACTAACTCTAAACTGTGAAACACCAAAAGGTATAGAAAGAGAAATCTTAGAATCTGGAGGATTAACCAACTATATCAAAAAACAACAAAATTTAAAAAAGATTGCATCAAATTAA
- a CDS encoding ribosome biogenesis/translation initiation ATPase RLI, whose amino-acid sequence MSRLAIIDYDRCQPKKCAMECIKYCPGVRMGEETIVMDESLGKPVISEELCSGCGICTKRCPFNAISIIGLPEELSEDKIVHSYGKNRFRLYGLVVPREGVVGILGPNGVGKSTILRILSGELIPNLGKLDEEPSYDKVIKHFSGTELQNYFEKLKNKEIKVIHKVQYVDVLPKVVKGKVIDILKRIDEKGKLDEIIEKLDLKNILERELSQLSGGELQRVAIAAACLRNGDIYYFDEPTSWLDVKQRFNAARTIRELDGRVVVVEHDLIVLDYLSDYIHIVYGVPSAYGIVSHPRGVRVGINAYLDGHLKEENIKFRKEAIKFEKRPPLDASNRPLLLRYSKMSKALDNFKLEIDGGEIYKGEVIGILGPNGIGKTTFVKLLAKIIEPDEGNVEGDIKISYKPQYITPDYDGTVEELLSSITNINSSYYKSEIIKPLQLERLLDMNVKDLSGGELQRVAIAACLSKNADVYLIDEPSAFLDVEQRLSVSKVIRRMADEKEAAMFVVDHDILFQDYISDRFIVFSGEPGRFGKGSPPMNKREGANIFLKEMGVTFRRDQDTGRPRANKEGSQRDLYQREIGEYYYVDE is encoded by the coding sequence ATGTCAAGATTGGCGATTATTGATTATGATAGATGCCAACCAAAAAAATGTGCAATGGAATGTATCAAATACTGTCCTGGCGTGAGGATGGGGGAAGAAACCATTGTAATGGATGAGAGTTTAGGAAAGCCAGTAATATCAGAAGAACTTTGTAGTGGTTGTGGAATCTGCACTAAGAGATGTCCATTTAACGCAATATCCATCATCGGTTTGCCAGAGGAATTGAGTGAGGATAAGATAGTGCATTCTTATGGAAAAAATAGGTTTAGACTCTATGGTTTAGTTGTTCCAAGAGAAGGGGTTGTTGGTATCTTAGGGCCTAACGGTGTTGGTAAATCCACAATTTTGAGGATATTGAGTGGAGAGTTGATACCAAATTTGGGTAAATTGGATGAAGAACCATCTTATGACAAAGTTATAAAGCACTTCTCAGGAACTGAATTGCAGAACTACTTTGAAAAATTAAAAAATAAGGAGATTAAGGTTATTCACAAAGTCCAGTATGTGGATGTTTTACCAAAGGTTGTTAAAGGGAAGGTTATTGATATATTGAAGAGGATTGATGAAAAGGGGAAATTGGATGAGATTATAGAAAAACTTGATTTAAAGAATATTTTGGAGAGGGAATTGAGCCAGTTGAGTGGTGGGGAATTGCAGAGGGTTGCTATTGCCGCTGCATGTTTGAGGAATGGGGATATTTATTACTTTGACGAACCAACATCATGGCTTGATGTTAAGCAGAGATTCAATGCTGCAAGAACAATAAGGGAATTGGATGGGCGTGTTGTTGTTGTAGAGCATGATTTGATTGTTTTGGATTATTTATCTGATTATATACACATTGTCTATGGGGTTCCTTCTGCCTATGGTATTGTTTCCCACCCAAGAGGTGTTAGGGTTGGAATTAATGCATATTTAGATGGGCATTTGAAGGAGGAGAATATAAAGTTTAGAAAAGAGGCGATAAAGTTTGAGAAAAGACCCCCATTGGATGCATCAAATAGACCTTTGTTGTTGAGATATTCAAAAATGTCAAAGGCATTGGATAACTTTAAATTGGAGATTGATGGTGGAGAAATTTATAAAGGGGAAGTTATTGGTATTTTAGGGCCTAATGGTATAGGAAAGACAACATTTGTTAAGTTATTGGCAAAGATCATCGAGCCAGATGAAGGAAATGTTGAGGGAGATATTAAGATATCCTATAAGCCACAATACATAACCCCTGATTATGATGGGACAGTTGAGGAACTTTTATCATCAATAACAAATATAAACTCATCTTACTATAAATCAGAGATAATTAAACCATTGCAATTGGAAAGATTATTGGATATGAATGTTAAAGATTTATCTGGTGGAGAATTACAGAGGGTTGCTATTGCTGCATGTTTAAGTAAGAATGCCGATGTTTATTTAATTGACGAGCCATCTGCATTCTTGGATGTTGAGCAAAGGTTGAGTGTATCTAAGGTGATAAGAAGAATGGCGGATGAAAAAGAGGCAGCAATGTTTGTTGTTGACCATGACATATTATTCCAAGATTACATATCAGATAGATTCATAGTATTTAGCGGAGAACCGGGGAGATTTGGGAAAGGTTCACCACCAATGAATAAGAGAGAAGGAGCAAATATCTTCCTAAAAGAGATGGGAGTGACATTCAGAAGAGACCAAGATACGGGAAGACCAAGGGCAAACAAAGAAGGTAGTCAGAGAGATTTATATCAAAGAGAAATTGGGGAGTACTATTATGTCGATGAATAA
- the gatA gene encoding Asp-tRNA(Asn)/Glu-tRNA(Gln) amidotransferase subunit GatA, with product MIVERVQGYLEKIEKMKDINAFIDVNKDRVLKEAEELEKNEKLKDKPLYGKIIAIKANINVKGYTISCASKTLENYIAPYDATVIKKLKANGALIIGMTNLDEFACGSSGETSYFGATKNPKAEDRIPGGSSSGSAAAVSADLCDMALGSDTGGSIRNPASHCGVVGFKPSYGVVSRQGLCDLAMSFDQIGPITKNAEDALLLTNIIKGKDPSDSTTVETPKFEKESVENYKVGVVKEFMDVADDKIRDKIEKGIEVFKDLGCEIVELSYKYVDLALPTYYLINYVEFFSATRKYDGRRYGYRIEEVCGEEVLRRILIGKHISEKEYSGKYYKRALQARNVMRKEMMKILKDVDVIVGPTVPKLPHKLGEKLSPMEMYAYDVLTVPTNICGICAGVVPCGDVNGVPVGLQIQAKSFEDQKVLSAMIEFEKAL from the coding sequence ATGATTGTTGAGAGAGTTCAAGGGTATTTAGAGAAAATAGAAAAAATGAAGGATATTAATGCATTTATTGATGTCAATAAAGATAGAGTCCTAAAAGAGGCGGAAGAATTGGAAAAAAATGAAAAATTAAAAGATAAGCCGTTATATGGTAAAATCATTGCAATTAAAGCAAATATTAACGTTAAAGGATATACCATATCATGTGCATCAAAAACCCTCGAGAATTATATAGCCCCTTATGATGCAACAGTCATTAAAAAGTTAAAGGCAAACGGAGCCTTAATAATTGGAATGACAAACTTGGATGAATTTGCATGTGGAAGTAGTGGAGAGACATCCTATTTTGGTGCAACAAAAAACCCAAAGGCAGAAGATAGAATCCCAGGAGGAAGTAGTTCTGGAAGTGCTGCTGCAGTATCTGCAGATCTTTGTGATATGGCACTTGGAAGCGATACTGGGGGAAGTATTAGAAACCCTGCCTCACATTGTGGAGTTGTTGGATTTAAACCAAGTTATGGAGTTGTTAGTAGGCAGGGACTTTGTGATTTAGCAATGAGTTTTGACCAAATAGGGCCCATAACAAAGAACGCTGAAGATGCCTTATTATTAACAAACATCATAAAAGGAAAAGACCCAAGTGATTCAACAACAGTAGAAACCCCAAAATTTGAGAAAGAAAGTGTAGAGAACTACAAGGTTGGTGTTGTTAAGGAATTTATGGATGTTGCCGATGATAAGATTAGGGATAAGATAGAGAAAGGCATTGAGGTGTTTAAGGATTTGGGTTGCGAAATAGTTGAGTTAAGTTACAAGTATGTTGATTTAGCATTGCCAACCTACTATTTGATTAATTATGTGGAGTTCTTCTCTGCAACAAGGAAGTATGATGGGAGAAGATATGGTTATAGAATAGAGGAAGTTTGCGGAGAGGAGGTTTTGAGGAGAATATTGATTGGAAAACACATCAGTGAGAAGGAATACAGCGGTAAATACTACAAAAGGGCTTTGCAAGCAAGAAATGTTATGAGAAAAGAGATGATGAAAATCCTCAAAGATGTTGATGTTATTGTTGGGCCAACAGTTCCAAAGTTACCACACAAGTTAGGGGAAAAATTGAGCCCAATGGAAATGTATGCCTACGATGTTTTGACAGTTCCAACAAACATCTGTGGAATCTGTGCTGGAGTTGTGCCATGCGGAGATGTGAATGGAGTTCCAGTTGGATTGCAAATTCAGGCAAAGTCATTTGAAGACCAGAAAGTTTTAAGTGCAATGATTGAGTTTGAGAAGGCATTATAG
- a CDS encoding ABC transporter ATP-binding protein, whose amino-acid sequence MILSVDGVEFAYKSRQILNNIKFEVKRGEVVSILGVNGAGKSTLLKCINKILKPKRGTILIDNFDINNLDGYELAKKVGYVPQKAEGNYMTVFDAVLLGRKPHIKWEVSDRDIEITHKVLKLLNLGGYALRYTNELSGGELQKVIIARALVQEPQILLLDEPTNNLDLKNQLEVMRIIRNISKSQNIASIVVMHDLNLSLRYSDKFIMLRNGVIYAEGGKEVINPENIKAVYGVDAYIENVRGIPIVIPIG is encoded by the coding sequence ATGATTCTCTCTGTAGATGGAGTTGAATTTGCATATAAAAGTAGGCAGATATTAAATAATATAAAGTTTGAAGTTAAAAGAGGAGAAGTTGTCTCTATTTTAGGAGTTAATGGTGCTGGAAAATCAACACTCTTAAAATGCATAAATAAAATTTTAAAACCAAAGAGAGGAACGATATTGATTGACAATTTTGATATAAATAATTTAGATGGATATGAATTAGCAAAAAAGGTTGGTTACGTCCCACAGAAAGCAGAAGGTAATTATATGACTGTATTTGATGCCGTTTTGTTAGGAAGAAAGCCACATATAAAATGGGAAGTATCTGATAGAGATATAGAAATAACCCATAAAGTTTTAAAACTCTTAAATTTAGGGGGTTATGCCTTAAGATATACGAATGAGTTGAGTGGTGGGGAGTTGCAGAAAGTGATTATAGCAAGGGCTTTAGTGCAAGAACCACAAATACTACTTTTAGATGAGCCAACAAACAACTTGGATTTAAAGAATCAGTTGGAGGTTATGAGAATTATTAGGAACATATCAAAATCTCAAAACATAGCCTCAATTGTTGTTATGCATGATTTAAATTTATCTTTAAGATACTCTGATAAATTTATAATGCTAAGAAATGGAGTTATTTACGCTGAAGGAGGGAAAGAAGTTATAAATCCAGAGAATATTAAGGCGGTTTATGGAGTTGATGCCTATATTGAAAACGTTAGGGGAATTCCTATTGTAATTCCAATAGGGTAA